A genome region from Micromonospora peucetia includes the following:
- the fusA gene encoding elongation factor G produces the protein MAAADALANVRNIGIMAHIDAGKTTTTERILFYTGITYKIGEVHEGGAVMDWMEQEQERGITITSAATKCEWKGHTIQIIDTPGHVDFTVEVERSLRVLDGAVAVYDGVAGVEPQTENVWRQADKYNVPRMCFVNKLDRTGADFFRCVQMMIDRLNATPLVLQIPIGAESDFIGVVDLVEMRALTWRGETQKGDDYAIEEIPADLADSAVEWREKLVETLADVDDAVMEKYLEGEEISVEEIKAAIRRSTIAGKANPVLTGTAFKNKGIQPMLDAVVAYLPSPLDIPAIEGLATDGETPLLRKPSAAEPFSGLAFKIQTDKHLGKLTYVRIYSGTLESGSQVVNSTKDRKERIGKIYQMHANKREERGSAQAGDIIAVQGLKQTTTGDTLCDPAKPVILESMTFPEPVIEVAIEPKTKADQEKLSTAIQRLAEEDPTFRVKLDDQTGQTVISGMGELHLDILVDRMRREFNVEANIGKPQVAYRETIRRKVDKVEYTHKKQTGGSGQYARVIISLEPLPLGNDAPTYEFANAVTGGRIPREFIPSVDAGAQDAMQYGILAGFPLVGVKLTLLDGQYHEVDSSEMAFKIAGSMVMKEAARKADPALLEPMMAVEVTTPEENMGDVIGDINSRRGIIQAMEERSGARVVRALVPLSEMFGYVGDLRSKTQGRASYSMQFDSYAEVPSSVAKEIIAKATGE, from the coding sequence GTGGCCGCCGCAGACGCGCTCGCCAACGTACGCAACATCGGCATCATGGCGCACATCGATGCCGGTAAGACCACGACCACCGAGCGGATCCTGTTCTACACCGGCATCACGTACAAGATCGGTGAGGTCCACGAGGGCGGCGCCGTCATGGACTGGATGGAGCAGGAGCAGGAGCGTGGCATCACCATCACCTCCGCTGCCACCAAGTGTGAGTGGAAGGGCCACACGATCCAGATCATCGACACGCCCGGCCACGTCGACTTCACGGTCGAGGTCGAGCGGTCGTTGCGGGTGCTGGACGGTGCGGTCGCTGTCTACGACGGTGTCGCCGGCGTGGAGCCCCAGACGGAGAACGTCTGGCGCCAGGCCGACAAGTACAACGTCCCTCGGATGTGCTTCGTCAACAAGCTCGACCGGACCGGTGCCGACTTCTTCCGCTGCGTGCAGATGATGATCGACCGGCTCAACGCCACCCCGCTGGTGCTCCAGATCCCGATCGGCGCCGAGTCCGACTTCATCGGCGTGGTCGACCTGGTCGAGATGCGGGCCCTCACCTGGCGCGGGGAGACCCAGAAGGGTGACGACTACGCGATCGAGGAGATCCCGGCAGATCTCGCCGACTCCGCCGTGGAGTGGCGCGAGAAGCTGGTGGAGACCCTCGCCGACGTCGACGACGCGGTGATGGAGAAGTACCTGGAGGGCGAGGAGATCTCCGTCGAGGAGATCAAGGCCGCCATCCGTCGGTCCACCATCGCCGGCAAGGCCAACCCGGTCCTCACCGGCACGGCCTTCAAGAACAAGGGCATCCAGCCGATGCTGGACGCGGTCGTCGCGTACCTGCCGTCGCCGCTGGACATCCCGGCGATCGAGGGTCTGGCCACCGACGGCGAGACCCCGCTGCTGCGTAAGCCGTCTGCCGCTGAGCCGTTCTCCGGCCTGGCCTTCAAGATCCAGACGGACAAGCACCTCGGCAAGCTCACCTACGTCCGGATCTACTCCGGCACGCTCGAGTCCGGCTCCCAGGTGGTCAACTCCACCAAGGACCGCAAGGAGCGGATCGGCAAGATCTACCAGATGCACGCCAACAAGCGGGAAGAGCGCGGCTCGGCCCAGGCTGGCGACATCATCGCGGTACAGGGTCTGAAGCAGACCACCACGGGTGACACCCTGTGCGACCCGGCGAAGCCGGTCATCCTGGAGTCGATGACCTTCCCGGAGCCGGTCATCGAGGTCGCCATCGAGCCGAAGACCAAGGCCGACCAGGAGAAGCTCAGCACCGCCATCCAGCGGCTGGCCGAGGAGGACCCGACCTTCCGCGTCAAGCTGGACGACCAGACCGGTCAGACGGTCATCTCCGGCATGGGCGAGCTGCACCTGGACATCCTGGTCGACCGGATGCGCCGCGAGTTCAACGTCGAGGCCAACATCGGCAAGCCGCAGGTGGCGTACCGCGAGACCATCCGCCGCAAGGTGGACAAGGTCGAGTACACCCACAAGAAGCAGACCGGTGGTTCCGGCCAGTACGCTCGGGTGATCATCAGCCTGGAGCCGCTGCCGCTCGGCAACGACGCCCCGACCTACGAGTTCGCCAACGCGGTGACCGGTGGCCGCATCCCCCGGGAGTTCATCCCGTCGGTGGACGCGGGCGCGCAGGACGCCATGCAGTACGGCATCCTCGCCGGCTTCCCGCTGGTGGGTGTCAAGCTCACCCTGCTGGACGGCCAGTACCACGAGGTCGACTCGTCGGAAATGGCATTCAAGATCGCCGGCTCGATGGTGATGAAGGAGGCGGCCCGCAAGGCCGACCCCGCACTGCTCGAGCCGATGATGGCTGTTGAGGTCACCACCCCTGAGGAGAACATGGGTGACGTCATCGGCGACATCAACTCCCGTCGTGGCATCATCCAGGCGATGGAGGAGCGCAGCGGCGCCCGCGTCGTCCGGGCTCTGGTGCCGTTGTCGGAGATGTTCGGCTACGTCGGCGACCTGCGGTCAAAGACTCAGGGCCGGGCTAGCTACAGCATGCAGTTCGACTCCTACGCCGAGGTTCCGTCCTCGGTCGCGAAGGAGATCATCGCCAAGGCGACGGGTGAGTGA
- the tuf gene encoding elongation factor Tu yields the protein MAKAKFERTKPHVNIGTIGHIDHGKTTLTAAITKVLHDQYPDLNPYTPFDEIDKAPEEKARGITISIAHVEYQTESRHYAHVDCPGHADYIKNMITGAAQMDGAILVVAATDGPMPQTREHVLLARQVGVPYIVVALNKSDMVDDEELLELVELEVRELLSSQEYPGDDLPVVQVSALRALEGDPVWTEKLLELMNAVDTAIPQPERETEKPFLMPVEDVFTITGRGTVVTGRVERGVLLPNEDVEVVGIREKGFKTKVTAIEMFRKTLDDARAGENVGLLLRGTKREDVERGMVVIKPGTTTPHTEFEATVYILSKEEGGRHTPFFQNYRPQFYFRTTDVTGVVTLPEGTEMVMPGDNTTMTVKLIQPIAMDENLKFAIREGGRTVGAGFVTKIIK from the coding sequence GTGGCGAAGGCTAAGTTCGAGCGGACTAAGCCGCACGTCAACATCGGCACCATTGGTCACATCGACCACGGTAAGACGACGCTGACGGCGGCCATCACCAAGGTCCTGCACGACCAGTACCCGGACCTGAACCCGTACACGCCGTTCGACGAGATCGACAAGGCGCCGGAGGAGAAGGCCCGCGGCATCACGATCTCGATCGCACACGTCGAGTACCAGACCGAGTCGCGGCACTACGCGCACGTCGACTGCCCCGGTCACGCCGACTACATCAAGAACATGATCACCGGTGCCGCCCAGATGGACGGCGCGATCCTGGTGGTCGCGGCGACCGACGGCCCGATGCCGCAGACCCGCGAGCACGTGCTGCTGGCCCGTCAGGTCGGCGTGCCGTACATCGTCGTGGCGCTCAACAAGAGCGACATGGTCGACGACGAGGAGCTCCTGGAGCTCGTCGAGCTCGAGGTCCGTGAGCTGCTCTCGTCGCAGGAGTACCCGGGTGACGACCTGCCGGTCGTCCAGGTCTCCGCGCTGAGGGCGCTCGAGGGCGACCCGGTCTGGACCGAGAAGCTGCTCGAGCTGATGAACGCGGTCGACACCGCGATTCCGCAGCCGGAGCGCGAGACCGAGAAGCCGTTCCTCATGCCCGTCGAGGACGTGTTCACGATCACCGGTCGTGGCACCGTCGTCACCGGTCGTGTCGAGCGTGGCGTGCTGCTCCCGAACGAGGACGTCGAGGTTGTCGGCATCCGCGAGAAGGGCTTCAAGACCAAGGTCACCGCGATCGAGATGTTCCGGAAGACCCTGGACGACGCCCGCGCAGGCGAGAACGTCGGCCTCCTGCTGCGTGGTACCAAGCGCGAGGACGTCGAGCGCGGCATGGTGGTCATCAAGCCGGGCACCACGACCCCGCACACGGAGTTCGAGGCGACGGTCTACATCCTCTCCAAGGAGGAGGGCGGCCGGCACACCCCGTTCTTCCAGAACTACCGCCCGCAGTTCTACTTCCGGACCACGGACGTCACCGGCGTCGTCACGCTGCCTGAGGGCACCGAGATGGTCATGCCGGGCGACAACACCACGATGACGGTGAAGCTGATCCAGCCCATCGCCATGGACGAGAACCTCAAGTTCGCGATCCGTGAGGGTGGCCGCACCGTCGGCGCCGGGTTCGTCACCAAGATCATCAAGTGA
- the rpsJ gene encoding 30S ribosomal protein S10: MAGQKIRIRLKAYDHEVVDSSARKIVETVTRTGAQVAGPVPLPTEINRFCVIRSPHKYKDSREHFEMRTHKRLIDIIDPTPKTVDSLMRLDLPAGVDIEIKL; this comes from the coding sequence ATGGCGGGACAGAAGATCCGCATCCGGCTCAAGGCCTATGACCACGAGGTCGTCGACTCCTCGGCTCGGAAGATCGTCGAGACGGTGACGCGTACCGGGGCGCAGGTCGCGGGCCCGGTGCCGCTGCCCACGGAGATCAACCGTTTCTGCGTTATCCGCTCGCCGCACAAGTACAAGGACTCGCGCGAGCACTTCGAGATGCGCACGCACAAGCGGCTGATCGACATCATCGACCCGACCCCGAAGACGGTCGACTCGCTCATGCGCCTCGACCTGCCGGCTGGCGTCGACATCGAGATCAAGCTGTAG
- the rplC gene encoding 50S ribosomal protein L3 translates to MDRQVKGILGAKLGMTQVWDNNRVVPVTVVEAGPCVISQVRSAEKDGYSAVQLAYGTIDPRKVKKPISGHYAKADVAPRRHIVELRTGDAADYSLGQEITVEEFPAGVSIDVTGKTKGKGYAGPMKRHGFHGLRASHGVERKHRSPGSIGACATPGRVFKGTRMAGRMGGVRYTVQNLTVQAVDTEKNLLLVRGAIPGPKGALVLVRTAAKTKAKKGGAAK, encoded by the coding sequence ATGGACAGGCAAGTCAAGGGGATCCTGGGCGCCAAGCTCGGCATGACCCAGGTCTGGGACAACAACCGTGTTGTCCCGGTGACCGTGGTCGAGGCCGGCCCGTGCGTCATCAGCCAGGTTCGTAGCGCCGAGAAGGACGGTTACTCCGCGGTCCAGCTCGCGTACGGCACGATCGACCCGCGCAAGGTCAAGAAGCCGATCAGCGGGCACTACGCGAAGGCCGACGTCGCGCCGCGCCGGCACATCGTCGAGCTGCGCACCGGCGACGCGGCGGACTACTCACTCGGCCAGGAGATCACGGTCGAGGAGTTCCCGGCCGGCGTCTCCATCGACGTGACCGGCAAGACCAAGGGCAAGGGCTACGCCGGCCCGATGAAGCGGCACGGCTTCCACGGTCTGCGCGCCAGCCACGGTGTCGAGCGCAAGCACCGCTCGCCCGGCTCCATCGGCGCCTGCGCCACCCCGGGTCGTGTCTTCAAGGGCACCCGGATGGCCGGCCGGATGGGTGGCGTGCGCTACACCGTTCAGAACCTGACCGTCCAGGCGGTCGACACCGAGAAGAACCTCCTGCTCGTCCGTGGCGCCATTCCCGGCCCCAAGGGCGCGCTGGTCCTGGTCCGTACCGCGGCCAAGACCAAGGCGAAGAAGGGCGGTGCGGCCAAGTGA
- the rplD gene encoding 50S ribosomal protein L4 — MTTVDVLTVEGSKSGSVELPADIFDVQANLALMHQVVVAQLAAARQGTHKVKTRGEVAGGGKKPYKQKGTGRARQGSIRAPQFAGGGVVHGPVPRDYSQRTPKKMKAAALRGALSDRARAGQVHVVEAFVSGEKPSTKAALATLVKLTEARRVLVVLSSTDELNWVSLRNEPRVHLIEAGQLNTYDVLVADDVVFTKDALDEFLGVPAETTEEGGK; from the coding sequence GTGACCACCGTTGACGTCCTCACCGTCGAAGGCTCCAAGAGCGGCTCCGTCGAGCTGCCCGCCGACATCTTCGACGTCCAGGCCAACCTCGCGCTGATGCACCAGGTCGTGGTGGCTCAGCTCGCGGCGGCCCGGCAGGGCACGCACAAGGTCAAGACCCGCGGCGAGGTCGCCGGTGGCGGCAAGAAGCCGTACAAGCAGAAGGGCACCGGTCGCGCCCGTCAGGGCTCGATCCGCGCGCCGCAGTTCGCCGGCGGTGGCGTCGTGCACGGCCCCGTGCCGCGCGACTACAGCCAGCGGACCCCGAAGAAGATGAAGGCCGCCGCCCTGCGTGGCGCCCTCTCCGACCGGGCCCGCGCCGGGCAGGTGCACGTCGTCGAGGCGTTCGTCTCGGGCGAGAAGCCGTCGACCAAGGCCGCTCTGGCCACGCTGGTGAAGCTGACCGAGGCCCGCCGGGTCCTGGTCGTGCTGAGCAGCACCGACGAGCTGAACTGGGTGTCGCTGCGCAACGAGCCGCGGGTGCACCTGATCGAGGCCGGCCAGCTCAACACGTACGACGTGCTGGTGGCCGACGACGTGGTCTTCACCAAGGACGCCCTGGACGAGTTCCTGGGTGTTCCCGCCGAGACCACCGAGGAGGGTGGCAAGTGA
- the rplW gene encoding 50S ribosomal protein L23: MSTIADPRDIIVAPVVSEKSYSELNRNWYTFLVHPDANKTEIKIAIQQIFDVRVLTVNTLNRQGKRKRTKTGFGQRKATKRAIVKLADGDRIEAFGGPVS, encoded by the coding sequence GTGAGCACGATCGCCGACCCGCGCGACATCATCGTGGCGCCGGTCGTCTCGGAGAAGAGCTACAGCGAGCTGAACCGTAACTGGTACACCTTCCTGGTGCACCCGGACGCGAACAAGACCGAGATCAAGATCGCGATCCAGCAGATCTTCGACGTCCGCGTCCTGACGGTCAACACGCTCAACCGCCAGGGCAAGCGCAAGCGCACCAAGACCGGCTTCGGTCAGCGCAAGGCCACCAAGCGGGCGATCGTCAAGCTGGCTGACGGTGACCGTATCGAGGCCTTCGGCGGCCCGGTCAGCTGA
- the rplB gene encoding 50S ribosomal protein L2, giving the protein MAIRKYKPTTPGRRGSSVADFAEITRSTPEKSLLAPLPKKGGRNAHGRITARHHGGGHKRQYRLIDFKRVDKDGVPAKVAHIEYDPNRTARIALLHYADGEKRYILAPKDMKQGDRVESGPGADIKPGNNLPLRNIPVGTTIHNVELRPGGGAKLARSAGVGIQLLGREGVYATLRMPSGEIRRVDVRCRASIGEIGNADQSNINWGKAGRMRWKGKRPTVRGVAMNPVDHPHGGGEGKTSGGRHPVNPQGKPEGRTRRKGQPSDRLIVRRRYATRKRG; this is encoded by the coding sequence ATGGCTATCCGTAAGTACAAGCCGACGACGCCGGGCCGGCGTGGCTCCAGCGTCGCCGACTTCGCTGAGATCACCCGGTCGACGCCCGAGAAGTCGCTGCTGGCTCCGCTGCCGAAGAAGGGCGGGCGTAACGCCCACGGCCGGATCACCGCGCGGCACCACGGTGGCGGTCACAAGCGCCAGTACCGTCTGATCGACTTCAAGCGGGTCGACAAGGACGGCGTACCGGCGAAGGTCGCCCACATCGAGTACGACCCGAACCGCACCGCGCGCATCGCGCTGTTGCACTACGCCGACGGCGAGAAGCGCTACATCCTCGCGCCGAAGGACATGAAGCAGGGCGACCGCGTCGAGTCGGGTCCGGGCGCGGACATCAAGCCGGGCAACAACCTGCCGCTGCGCAACATCCCGGTCGGCACCACGATCCACAACGTGGAGCTGCGTCCGGGTGGCGGGGCCAAGCTGGCCCGCTCGGCCGGTGTCGGCATCCAGCTGCTCGGCCGTGAGGGTGTGTACGCGACCCTGCGCATGCCGTCCGGCGAGATCCGGCGGGTCGACGTCCGCTGCCGCGCGAGCATCGGCGAGATCGGCAACGCCGACCAGTCGAACATCAACTGGGGCAAGGCCGGCCGGATGCGGTGGAAGGGCAAGCGCCCGACCGTCCGTGGTGTCGCGATGAACCCGGTCGACCACCCGCACGGTGGTGGTGAGGGTAAGACCTCCGGTGGTCGCCACCCGGTCAACCCGCAGGGTAAGCCTGAGGGCCGCACCCGTCGTAAGGGCCAGCCGAGTGACCGGCTGATCGTCCGCCGCCGCTACGCCACGCGTAAGCGCGGCTGA
- the rpsS gene encoding 30S ribosomal protein S19, giving the protein MPRSLKKGPFVDDHLLKKVETQNDKGSKNVIKTWSRRSTIIPDMLGHTIAVHDGRKHVPVFVTEAMVGHKLGEFALTRTFKGHEKDDRKSRRR; this is encoded by the coding sequence ATGCCTCGCAGCCTGAAGAAGGGCCCGTTCGTCGACGACCACCTGCTCAAGAAGGTGGAGACGCAGAACGACAAGGGCTCGAAGAACGTCATCAAGACCTGGTCGCGGCGCTCGACGATCATCCCGGACATGCTGGGTCACACGATCGCCGTGCACGACGGACGCAAGCACGTCCCGGTGTTCGTGACCGAGGCGATGGTCGGGCACAAGCTCGGCGAGTTCGCGCTGACCCGCACGTTCAAGGGTCACGAGAAGGACGACCGGAAGAGCCGTCGGCGCTGA
- the rplV gene encoding 50S ribosomal protein L22, which produces MPGKGDAPVLPGARAVARHVRISPMKARRVVNLVRGLPAKEALTVLQFAPQAASEQVYKVLASAIANAENNERLDPDALLVSEAFVDEGPTMKRFQPRAQGRAYRIRKRTCHITVAVEAVAPAAPKKAAAKKAAPAKQAEPAETAETQSKTEGAE; this is translated from the coding sequence ATGCCAGGAAAGGGCGACGCTCCGGTGCTTCCGGGCGCGCGGGCGGTTGCGCGGCATGTGCGCATCTCGCCGATGAAGGCGCGCCGGGTGGTCAACCTCGTCCGCGGCCTGCCCGCGAAGGAGGCGCTCACGGTGCTGCAGTTCGCGCCGCAGGCTGCGAGCGAGCAGGTGTACAAGGTGCTCGCGAGCGCGATTGCCAACGCGGAGAACAACGAGCGGCTGGACCCCGACGCGCTGCTCGTCAGCGAGGCGTTCGTCGACGAGGGCCCGACCATGAAGCGGTTCCAGCCGCGGGCGCAGGGCCGGGCCTACCGGATCCGCAAGCGCACCTGCCACATCACCGTCGCGGTCGAGGCGGTGGCGCCGGCCGCGCCGAAGAAGGCGGCCGCGAAGAAGGCGGCCCCGGCGAAGCAGGCGGAGCCGGCCGAGACGGCCGAGACGCAGAGCAAGACGGAGGGCGCCGAGTAA